In Gopherus flavomarginatus isolate rGopFla2 chromosome 1, rGopFla2.mat.asm, whole genome shotgun sequence, a single genomic region encodes these proteins:
- the LOC127049973 gene encoding olfactory receptor 52E4-like, which produces MSDSNTINFTNPPTFILLGIPGLERAHIWISIPFCAMYTLAMLGNFTILFIVKMEPSLQGPMFYFLCMLAVTDLVMSTSSVPKMLSIFWFNSREISFSACLTQMYFIHAFSTMESGILVAMAFDRYVAICHPLRYSMTLTNSVVAKVGLAVMLRSGVLTLPYPFLAKQWPYCRTNIIPHFYCGHIAVVKLACTDIRISSYYGLFNLFSEIGMDLFFISVSYTLIFRAIFRLHTKDARLKTFGTCISHICAIVALYIPDLFSSLTQRFGHKVPLHLRVLITSMYLVVPPVLHPIIYGGRTKQIRVRLLQLFTHKET; this is translated from the coding sequence atgtcagattccaacacaatcAACTTCACCAACCCccccaccttcatcctgctgggcattcctggcctggaaagagcccatatctggatctccatccccttctgtgcTATGTACACCTTAGCCATGTTGGGGAACTTCACTATCCTGTTCATCGTGAAGATGGAGCCGAGCCTTCAGGGGCCCAtgttctatttcctctgcatgctggctgtcactgACCTGGTCATGTCCACATCCTCTGtacccaaaatgctgagcatcttctggttcaattccagggagatcagtttcagtgcctgcctcactcaGATGTACTTTATCCATGCCTTCTCAACAATGGAGTCTGGAATCcttgtggccatggcttttgatcgctatgtggccatctgccatCCTCTGAGATATTCCATGACCCTGACAAACTCTGTTGTGGCCAAGGTAGGCCTGGCCGTGATGCTCCGTAGTGGCGTACTCACATTACCCTATCCCTTCCTGGCGAagcagtggccatattgcagaaccaacatcattcCCCACTTCTATTGTGGGCATATAGccgtggtgaagctggcctgcacTGACATTCGCATCAGTAGTTACTACGGCCTGTTTAATCTTTTCTCTGAGATAggaatggatttattttttatcTCTGTGTCCTATACTCTGATCTTCCGGGCCATCTTCCGTCTCCACACAAAGGATGCCCGGCTCAAAACTTTTGGGACCTGCATCTCTCATATTTGTGCCATCGTAGCTTTGTACATCCCAGATTTATTCTCCTCCCTCACACAGCGATTTGGCCACAAAGTGCCACTGCATTTACGTGTTCTCATTACCAGTATGTATCTGGTGGTGCCCCCCGTGCTCCACCCCATCATCTATGGGGGGAGAACCAAACAGATCCGGGtcaggctgctccagctctttactcataaagAGACCTAA